Below is a genomic region from uncultured Erythrobacter sp..
CTCGCCTATAAAATCGACCGTAACCGCAAAGCGCATTTCGTGATGCTCAACATCGATGCCCCGGGCACCGTTGTTGAAGAACTCGAGCGCCAGACGCGGATCAACGAAGACGTCATCCGCTACATGACCATCCGTGTTGAAGAGCACGAAGAAGGCCCCAGCGTGATGATGCGCAAGAACGAACGCGACCGTAAGCGTCGCTCTGACCGTGAGGAGCGCGACTGATGGCCCGCCCGTTTTTCCGCCGCCGCAAGTCTTGCCCGTTCAGCGGCAACGAAGCCCCCAAGATCGATTACAAGGACGTGCGCCTGCTTCAGGGCTTCATGTCCGAGCGTGGCAAGATCGTGCCTTCGCGTATCACCGCCGTTTCTGCAAAAAAGCAGCGTGAACTCGCCAAAGCGATCAAGCGCGCCCGCCACATCGGCCTTTTGCCGTACATCGTGAAGTAGGAGGAGAAAGAACATGGATATCATTCTCCTCGAACGTATCGAGAAGCTCGGCACCATCGGTGACGTTGTCACCGTCAAGGACGGCTATGCTCGCAACTTCCTTCTCCCGCAGAAGAAAGCCCTGCGCGCCAACGAAGCCAACAAGAAGGTCTTCGACGCCAACCGCGAACGTCTTGAAAAAGAAAACGCTGAAAAGCGCACCGTGGCAGAAGCCGCTGGCGACAAAGTTGCAGGGGCCGAGGTTATCCTCATCCGTGCCGCTTCGAATGCTGGTCAGCTTTACGGTTCGGTCAATGTCCGCGACATGGTCGCTGGCCTGACCGCACAGGGCCACGATGTCGACAAGAAGCAGGTCATCATGGGCGCGCCGATCAAGACGATCGGCATGCACGATGTGACCGTCGCCCTGCACCCCGAGGTGCATGTGACTGTAAAGGCCAATGTCGCCCGTTCGGACGACGAAGCCGAATTGCAGACACAGGGTGTCGACGTTCTTGCGCAGATGTTCGCAGACGAACAGCGCGAGATCGAAGAAGCCGCTGCCGACACGCGCATCGACAATGCTGGTCTTGAGCCGGGCGAAATCCCCGAAGAGCTTTTTGAAGACGGCGCTGCGCCAGAAGCAGAAGAGGCTCCGGCTGAAGAAGCTGGCGAAGAAGACAAAGCTGACTGATCAGCCACCTTCTTCAAGCCAATCAAA
It encodes:
- the rpsF gene encoding 30S ribosomal protein S6, whose translation is MALYEHIFLARQDLSQAQVDALAATATEIVEANEGKVTKTETWGLKSLAYKIDRNRKAHFVMLNIDAPGTVVEELERQTRINEDVIRYMTIRVEEHEEGPSVMMRKNERDRKRRSDREERD
- the rpsR gene encoding 30S ribosomal protein S18, whose translation is MARPFFRRRKSCPFSGNEAPKIDYKDVRLLQGFMSERGKIVPSRITAVSAKKQRELAKAIKRARHIGLLPYIVK
- the rplI gene encoding 50S ribosomal protein L9, whose amino-acid sequence is MDIILLERIEKLGTIGDVVTVKDGYARNFLLPQKKALRANEANKKVFDANRERLEKENAEKRTVAEAAGDKVAGAEVILIRAASNAGQLYGSVNVRDMVAGLTAQGHDVDKKQVIMGAPIKTIGMHDVTVALHPEVHVTVKANVARSDDEAELQTQGVDVLAQMFADEQREIEEAAADTRIDNAGLEPGEIPEELFEDGAAPEAEEAPAEEAGEEDKAD